Proteins encoded in a region of the Raphanus sativus cultivar WK10039 chromosome 8, ASM80110v3, whole genome shotgun sequence genome:
- the LOC108819329 gene encoding transcription factor bHLH94 isoform X1, with translation MPLESVVYPQDPLDYLSTCKDFTFQDLYYQEEVVVAQDTKNNINKLGQEQSLENDKEQDRQWRDYHQYPLLPYLEEELGLPAIEMESPPPLQQRRKRRRTRSNKNVEEIENQRMTHIAVERNRRKQMNEYLAVLRSLMPTSYAQRGDQASIVGGAINYVKELEHILQSMEPKRITTTTHEANTSCSSLVDPFSDFFSFPQYSTKSSLITEGSSSPAEIEVTVAEGHANIKIMVKKKPKQLLKLVASIQSLRLTLLHLNVTTLDNSILYSISVKVEEGSQLSTVDDIAAAVNQIIRRIQEES, from the exons ATGCCTTTAGAGTCTGTTGTATACCCGCAAGATCCACTCGATTACCTCTCCACTTGCAAAGATTTCACGTTCCAAGATCTGTACTATCAAGAAGAGGTAGTAGTAGCTCAAGACACGAAGAACAACATTAACAAGTTAGGGCAAGAACAGAGCTTGGAAAACGATAAGGAGCAAGATCGTCAATGGCGAGACTATCATCAATACCCTTTACTTCCTTATTTGGAAGAAGAACTTGGTCTTCCCGCCATTGAAATGGAGAGTCCTCCTCCTCTGcagcagaggaggaagaggaggagaacTAGAAGCAACAAGAACGTGGAAGAGATCGAGAACCAGAGAATGACTCACATCGCCGTCGAGAGAAATCGCCGAAAACAGATGAACGAGTACCTAGCCGTGCTCCGTTCTCTAATGCCTACCTCTTATGCTCAAAGG GGAGATCAAGCATCGATAGTAGGAGGAGCTATTAATTACGTGAAGGAATTGGAGCACATCTTACAATCTATGGAGCCTAAAAGGATCACGACCACAACCCATGAAGCTAACACTAGCTGTAGCTCGTTAGTGGATCCCTTCTCAGATTTTTTCTCTTTCCCTCAATACTCGACAAAGTCATCATTAATAACGGAAGGCTCATCTTCGCCGGCGGAGATAGAAGTGACGGTGGCGGAAGGCCACGCGAACATCAAGATAATGGTGAAGAAAAAGCCAAAGCAGCTTCTTAAGCTTGTAGCTTCGATACAGAGCCTAAGACTCACTCTTCTTCATCTTAATGTCACCACTCTCGACAACTCGATTCTCTACTCCATCAGCGTCAAG GTTGAAGAAGGAAGCCAACTGAGTACCGTGGACGACATTGCAGCAGCTGTGAATCAAATCATACGAAGGATTCAAGAAGAGTCGTAA
- the LOC108819329 gene encoding transcription factor bHLH94 isoform X3, protein MPLESVVYPQDPLDYLSTCKDFTFQDLYYQEEVVVAQDTKNNINKLGQEQSLENDKEQDRQWRDYHQYPLLPYLEEELGLPAIEMESPPPLQQRRKRRRTRSNKNVEEIENQRMTHIAVERNRRKQMNEYLAVLRSLMPTSYAQRGDQASIVGGAINYVKELEHILQSMEPKRITTTTHEANTSCSSLVDPFSDFFSFPQYSTKSSLITEGSSSPAEIEVTVAEGHANIKIMVKKKPKQLLKLVASIQSLRLTLLHLNVTTLDNSILYSISVKVLEIFTVVSLG, encoded by the exons ATGCCTTTAGAGTCTGTTGTATACCCGCAAGATCCACTCGATTACCTCTCCACTTGCAAAGATTTCACGTTCCAAGATCTGTACTATCAAGAAGAGGTAGTAGTAGCTCAAGACACGAAGAACAACATTAACAAGTTAGGGCAAGAACAGAGCTTGGAAAACGATAAGGAGCAAGATCGTCAATGGCGAGACTATCATCAATACCCTTTACTTCCTTATTTGGAAGAAGAACTTGGTCTTCCCGCCATTGAAATGGAGAGTCCTCCTCCTCTGcagcagaggaggaagaggaggagaacTAGAAGCAACAAGAACGTGGAAGAGATCGAGAACCAGAGAATGACTCACATCGCCGTCGAGAGAAATCGCCGAAAACAGATGAACGAGTACCTAGCCGTGCTCCGTTCTCTAATGCCTACCTCTTATGCTCAAAGG GGAGATCAAGCATCGATAGTAGGAGGAGCTATTAATTACGTGAAGGAATTGGAGCACATCTTACAATCTATGGAGCCTAAAAGGATCACGACCACAACCCATGAAGCTAACACTAGCTGTAGCTCGTTAGTGGATCCCTTCTCAGATTTTTTCTCTTTCCCTCAATACTCGACAAAGTCATCATTAATAACGGAAGGCTCATCTTCGCCGGCGGAGATAGAAGTGACGGTGGCGGAAGGCCACGCGAACATCAAGATAATGGTGAAGAAAAAGCCAAAGCAGCTTCTTAAGCTTGTAGCTTCGATACAGAGCCTAAGACTCACTCTTCTTCATCTTAATGTCACCACTCTCGACAACTCGATTCTCTACTCCATCAGCGTCAAG
- the LOC108819329 gene encoding transcription factor bHLH94 isoform X2 — MPLESVVYPQDPLDYLSTCKDFTFQDLYYQEEVVVAQDTKNNINKLGQEQSLENDKEQDRQWRDYHQYPLLPYLEEELGLPAIEMESPPPLQQRRKRRRTRSNKNVEEIENQRMTHIAVERNRRKQMNEYLAVLRSLMPTSYAQRGDQASIVGGAINYVKELEHILQSMEPKRITTTTHEANTSCSSLVDPFSDFFSFPQYSTKSSLITEGSSSPAEIEVTVAEGHANIKIMVKKKPKQLLKLVASIQSLRLTLLHLNVTTLDNSILYSISVKGIQVLEIFTVVSLG, encoded by the exons ATGCCTTTAGAGTCTGTTGTATACCCGCAAGATCCACTCGATTACCTCTCCACTTGCAAAGATTTCACGTTCCAAGATCTGTACTATCAAGAAGAGGTAGTAGTAGCTCAAGACACGAAGAACAACATTAACAAGTTAGGGCAAGAACAGAGCTTGGAAAACGATAAGGAGCAAGATCGTCAATGGCGAGACTATCATCAATACCCTTTACTTCCTTATTTGGAAGAAGAACTTGGTCTTCCCGCCATTGAAATGGAGAGTCCTCCTCCTCTGcagcagaggaggaagaggaggagaacTAGAAGCAACAAGAACGTGGAAGAGATCGAGAACCAGAGAATGACTCACATCGCCGTCGAGAGAAATCGCCGAAAACAGATGAACGAGTACCTAGCCGTGCTCCGTTCTCTAATGCCTACCTCTTATGCTCAAAGG GGAGATCAAGCATCGATAGTAGGAGGAGCTATTAATTACGTGAAGGAATTGGAGCACATCTTACAATCTATGGAGCCTAAAAGGATCACGACCACAACCCATGAAGCTAACACTAGCTGTAGCTCGTTAGTGGATCCCTTCTCAGATTTTTTCTCTTTCCCTCAATACTCGACAAAGTCATCATTAATAACGGAAGGCTCATCTTCGCCGGCGGAGATAGAAGTGACGGTGGCGGAAGGCCACGCGAACATCAAGATAATGGTGAAGAAAAAGCCAAAGCAGCTTCTTAAGCTTGTAGCTTCGATACAGAGCCTAAGACTCACTCTTCTTCATCTTAATGTCACCACTCTCGACAACTCGATTCTCTACTCCATCAGCGTCAAG
- the LOC108820782 gene encoding MICOS complex subunit MIC10: MEKKKKSNDVDTKWDACLDLTARRVVYSSLGGAFAGLLFFRSPVTRWASIAFGAGLGIGSAYTDCSRVFDASSSSALVAPNSTETSSSSVSQVAEE; encoded by the exons atggagaagaagaagaaaagcaatGATGTCGACACCAAATGGGACGCGTGTCTCGATCTCACCGCTCGTCGCGTAGTCTACTCCTCCCTCGGCGGCGCGTTCGCCGGTCTTCTCTTCTTCA GGAGTCCCGTGACGAGATGGGCGTCGATTGCGTTTGGTGCTGGACTCGGTATTGGATCTGCTTACACTGATTGTTCTCGCGTCTTTGATGCATCATCCTCTTCCGCTTTGGTAGCTCCCAACAGTACAGagacctcttcttcttctgtatcTCAG GTAGCGGAAGAGTAA
- the LOC108819276 gene encoding protein NRT1/ PTR FAMILY 5.15: MNKPEEEASLLEDYVSDSVDHRGSPAAKSSTGGWRSAWFIIGVEVAERFAYFGIACNLITYLTGPLGQSTATAAVNVNTWSGTASMLPILGAFVADAYLGRYRTILAASLIYILGLGLLTLSASLIPTGESEQRINVSAKPSFSVNVLFFCSLYLVAIGQGGHKPCVQAFGADQFDSGDTKEVISRGSFFNWWFLSLSAGISLSIIVVAYVQDNVSWAFGFGIPCLFMVMALVMFLLGRKSYRYPKGNQEESNNAFARIGRVFFVAFKNRKLSLTDSGLGQGLLEDGPSEKHSGRLDFLAKAMIAREDGAEPCSGRDVEDAKALVRLIPIWITSVVSTIPYAQFMTFFTKQGVTVDRRILPGLEIPAASLLSFIGVSILISVPFYEHVFLPLARMITKKPFGITMLQRIGVGMVLSSFNMVLAALVETKRLNIAREHGLVDKPDVTVPMSIWWFAPQYLLLGMIDVFSLVGTQEFFYDQVPTELRSIGLSLSLSAMGLSSFLSGLLITVIDWATGRNGGENWFNTNLNRAHVDYFYLLLAAFTAISFIAFLFISKLYVYRRVDQV, from the exons ATGAACAAACCTGAAGAAGAAGCTTCACTTCTTGAAGATTACGTCAGCGATTCCGTCGACCACCGTGGAAGTCCCGCCGCAAAATCATCCACCGGCGGATGGAGATCCGCCTGGTTCATCATAG GTGTTGAAGTTGCAGAGAGGTTCGCCTACTTTGGAATAGCTTGCAACTTGATAACTTACCTAACCGGACCTCTCGGACAATCGACAGCAACCGCCGCCGTCAACGTGAACACGTGGTCGGGAACCGCCTCCATGCTTCCTATTTTAGGAGCTTTTGTGGCAGACGCTTATCTTGGCCGTTACCGTACAATTCTTGCAGCGTCCCTCATCTACATACTG GGACTAGGACTATTGACATTATCAGCTTCCTTGATCCCTACGGGAGAGTCAGAGCAGCGCATCAATGTTTCTGCTAAGCCCTCTTTCTCGGTGAACGTACTTTTCTTCTGCTCTCTTTATCTTGTCGCGATAGGACAGGGAGGACACAAGCCATGTGTTCAAGCGTTTGGCGCGGACCAGTTTGACTCGGGAGATACAAAGGAAGTGATCTCGAGAGGATCGTTTTTCAACTGGTGGTTCTTGAGTTTATCTGCTGGGATAAGTCTATCGATCATAGTGGTTGCGTACGTGCAAGATAACGTTAGCTGGGCGTTTGGGTTTGGGATCCCTTGCTTGTTCATGGTTATGGCTCTTGTTATGTTTTTGCTCGGGAGAAAATCCTACAGATACCCTAAGGGAAACCAAGAGGAGAGCAATAACGCTTTTGCAAGAATCGGTAGAGTTTTCTTTGTGGCGTTTAAAAACCGGAAACTGAGTTTAACGGATTCGGGTTTAGGACAAGGTCTTTTGGAGGATGGTCCGTCTGAGAAACATAGCGGTCGGCTCGA TTTCCTAGCCAAAGCGATGATTGCAAGGGAAGACGGTGCAGAGCCATGTAGTGGTAGGGATGTGGAAGACGCGAAGGCTTTGGTGAGGCTTATTCCGATATGGATCACATCGGTGGTGAGCACGATTCCGTATGCTCAGTTCATGACATTCTTCACTAAGCAAGGTGTTACGGTGGACAGAAGAATCTTACCGGGTTTGGAAATTCCTGCGGCTTCTCTGCTGTCATTCATCGGTGTATCGATTCTCATCTCCGTCCCGTTCTACGAGCATGTGTTTCTACCGTTAGCTAGAATGATCACCAAAAAGCCTTTTGGGATCACAATGCTCCAGAGAATAGGAGTTGGAATGGTGCTTTCGAGCTTCAACATGGTGCTCGCTGCATTGGTGGAAACTAAACGGCTGAATATCGCTAGGGAACACGGGCTCGTGGACAAGCCGGACGTGACGGTTCCAATGTCCATATGGTGGTTTGCTCCTCAGTATTTGTTGCTCGGGATGATCGATGTGTTTTCTTTGGTGGGAACTCAAGAGTTTTTCTACGACCAAGTCCCAACGGAGCTAAGGAGCATTGGACTCTCGCTTTCTTTGAGTGCAATGGGTCTTTCGAGCTTCTTGAGTGGTTTGCTCATCACCGTGATTGATTGGGCTACCGGAAGAAACGGTGGAGAAAACTGGTTCAACACTAACCTGAACCGAGCCCATGTTGATTACTTTTACTTGTTGCTGGCTGCTTTCACGGCCATTTCTTTCATTGCGTTCTTGTTCATCTCCAAGTTGTATGTGTATCGTCGAGTAGACCAAGTCTAA
- the LOC108822695 gene encoding phosphatidylinositol-3-phosphatase SAC1 isoform X1 gives MSPVPVLVLNFLRTQIIAGVRETKSRHGEIGKLNDFYFLVFPQTSTVQRRRRRSRLARSRKVQALRDQSVGSDRNKRFFRVLKIDRSEPSELNVSEDPVVYSPQEIKSLLQRISEGNRATGGLAFVAKVYGIAGCAKFMESYYLVLVTKRRQIGCICGHAIYAIDESQMITVPHATIQSDAANSKTELRYKKLLSSVDLTKDFFYSYTYPIMRSLQKNVLSSGEEGVPYDNIFVWNAYLTQPIRSRCNNTIWTLALVHGHFKQIRLSIYGRDFSVTLVSRRSRHFAGTRYLKRGVNDRGRVANDVETEQLVFDEEAGSCKGKMTSVVQMRGSIPLFWSQEASRFSPKPDIFLQRYDPTYESTKMHFEDLVNRYGNPIIVLNLIKSVEKRPREMVLRREFAKAVGYLNSIFPEENRFKFIHWDFHKFAKSKSANVLAVLGAVASEALDLTGFYFSGKPKIVKKKSSQLSHASTGREQSLRDLRAYSLELSRGESSNDILSALANREKEMKLSQQKRDDGTDYSAPRYQSGVLRTNCIDCLDRTNVAQYAYGLAALGRQLHAIGLSDTSKIDPDSSIAAALMDMYQGMGDALAQQYGGSAAHNTVFPERQGKWKATTQSREFLKSIKRYYSNTYTDGEKQDAINLFLGYFQPQEGKPALWELDSDYYLHVSGIGDDIFPERGLQSAAKPMSGIRVNLAPVPAFREDFSRKKLTSFDKLIEQTCSSIKNVRLCSETDQRPGGSTGSTGVAPDAAEIQLKTPNWLFGSRKPEESGSATKPDADDSEKGVTSSERVNDFCNLDWLSESNDHQEDIFQRYLSITSTNEANGWYGGTLLGDQDEDSEIYRHYAQFCQCPAMEPFENDRELELNSAEVLRMNTVDVMDTGDEESEMENALKEYAQIGGDLGIIPTQCKYFAGDPCWLARWLVGDDKVPKVI, from the exons ATGTCCCCCGTGCCCGTGCTTGTTCTGAACTTTCTACGAACGCAAATCATCGCCGGCGTCAGAGAAACCAAATCCCGCCATGGCGAAATCGGAAAACTCAACGACTTCTACTTTCTCGTCTTTCCCCAAACTTCAACCGTCCAACGACGCCGACGCCGATCCCGACTCGCACGCTCTCGAAAAGTTCAAGCTCTACGAGACCAGAGCG TTGGGAGCGATCGGAACAAAAGGTTCTTCAGAGTGCTGAAGATCGACCGCTCGGAGCCGTCGGAGCTCAACGTAAGCGAGGATCCGGTAGTGTATTCGCCTCAGGAGATCAAGAGTCTGCTTCAGCGTATCTCCGAAGGCAATCGCGCCACCGGAGGATTGGCTTTTGTGGCCAAAGTCTATGGAATCGCTG GTTGTGCCAAGTTTATGGAGTCATACTACTTAGTTTTGGTGACAAAACGGCGACAGATTGGTTGCATATGTGGGCATGCGATATACGCTATTGATGAGAGTCAGATGATCACTGTCCCACATGCAACCATCCAGTCTGATGCTGCGAATTCGAAAACTGAACTAAG GTACAAGAAGCTTCTGTCAAGTGTAGATTTGACCAAAGATTTCTTCTACAGTTACACGTATCCTATAATGCGGAGTCTGCAAAAGAACGTTTTATCGTCTGGTGAGGAAGGGGTGCCTTATGATAACATATTCGTGTGGAATGCATATCTGACGCAGCCTATTCGATCAAGGTGTAACAACACTATTTGGACTCTTGCATTAGTTCATGGGCATTTTAAGCAG ATAAGGCTGTCGATATATGGGAGAGACTTCAGTGTTACTCTAGTCTCCAGACGTTCTCGGCATTTTGCAGGCACACG TTACTTGAAAAGGGGAGTGAATGATCGTGGAAGGGTTGCGAATGATGTTGAAACAGAACAGCTTGTTTTTGATGAAGAAGCTGGATCTTGCAAAGGAAAAATGACTTCGGTGGTGCAGATGCGAGGATCAATTCCACTCTTTTGGTCGCAAGAGGCCTCGAGATTTAGTCCTAAGCCTGATATTTTCT TACAGAGGTATGATCCTACTTACGAGTCAACCAAAATGCACTTTGAAGACCTGGTGAACCGATATGGGAATCCTATCATTGTGCTCAACTTAATCaag TCAGTTGAGAAAAGACCCCGGGAAATGGTGCTAAGGCGTGAGTTTGCTAAAGCAGTGGGTTACCTAAACTCAATTTTTCCTGAAGAAAATCGTTTCAAATTTATCCATTGGGATTTCCACAAATTTGCTAAGAG CAAGTCGGCGAATGTATTGGCTGTTTTGGGTGCTGTAGCAAGCGAAGCCCTTGATTTGACTGGATTTTATTTCAGTGGCAAGCCTAAAATTGTTAAGAAGAAATCTAGCCAGCTTAGTCATGCTAGCACTGGAAG GGAACAATCTCTGCGTGATCTAAGAGCTTACTCTTTGGAACTTTCAAGGGGTGAGAGTTCAAATGATATACTTAGTGCTCTTGCTAACCGAGAGAAAGAGATGAAGCTAAGCCAACAAAAAAGAGACGATGGAACTGATTACTCAGCTCCTCGTTACCAAAGTGGGGTTCTTCGTACCAACTGTATTGACTGCCTGGATCGAACAAACGTAGCACAGTACGCATATGGTTTGGCTGCATTAGGCCGGCAGCTGCACGCAATAGGTTTGAGTGATACATCTAAGATCGACCCCGACAGTAGCATAGCTGCTGCACTTATGGATATGTACCAGGGCATGGGCGATGCTCTTGCACAACAATATGGCGGCTCAGCTGCGCATAATACT GTTTTCCCAGAAAGGCAGGGGAAATGGAAGGCCACGACACAGTCTAGGGAGTTTCTCAAGTCTATCAAACGATACTACAGCAATACCTACACTGATGGCGAAAAGCAAGACGCGATAAACTT ATTCTTGGGCTACTTTCAACCTCAGGAAGGGAAACCTGCGCTCTGGGAGCTGGATTCTGATTATTATCTCCATGTGTCAGGGATTGGAGATGATATTTTCCCTGAAAGGGG GCTCCAGTCCGCTGCAAAACCCATGAGTGGTATTAGAGTCAATCTTGCACCGGTGCCGGCTTTCAGAGAAGACTTCTCACGGAAGAAGCTGACGTCATTTGACAAACTGATCGAGCAGACATGTAGTTCAATAAAGAACGTGAGGCTTTGTAGCGAGACAGACCAGAGGCCAGGTGGCAGCACTGGAAGCACTGGTGTTGCTCCTGATGCAGC TGAGATTCAGCTCAAGACACCCAATTGGCTGTTTGGTTCAAGAAAGCCAGAAGAGAGTGGCTCTGCCACAAAACCTGATGCAGATGATAGTGAGAAAGGAGTGACCTCGAGTGAGAGAGTCAACGATTTCTGCAACTTGGACTGGCTTTCTGAGTCCAACGATCATCAAGAAGATATCTTCCAAAG GTACCTATCGATCACATCAACCAATGAAGCCAATGGTTGGTATGGTGGTACTCTCCTCGGTGACCAAGATGAAGACAGCGAAATCTACAGACATTATGCCCAGTTCTGTCAG TGTCCAGCTATGGAGCCGTTTGAGAACGACCGTGAGTTAGAACTGAACTCTGCGGAAGTTCTTCGCATGAACACAGTCGATGTAATGGACACTGGAGACGAAGAATCGGAGATGGAAAACGCTTTAAAGGAATACGCTCAGATCGGTGGCGACCTCGGGATCATTCCAACGCAATGTAAATACTTCGCCGGAGATCCTTGTTGGCTAGCCAGATGGCTCGTTGGAGATGATAAGGTCCCAAAGGTCATTTAA
- the LOC108822695 gene encoding phosphatidylinositol-3-phosphatase SAC1 isoform X2, which produces MAKSENSTTSTFSSFPKLQPSNDADADPDSHALEKFKLYETRARFYLVGSDRNKRFFRVLKIDRSEPSELNVSEDPVVYSPQEIKSLLQRISEGNRATGGLAFVAKVYGIAGCAKFMESYYLVLVTKRRQIGCICGHAIYAIDESQMITVPHATIQSDAANSKTELRYKKLLSSVDLTKDFFYSYTYPIMRSLQKNVLSSGEEGVPYDNIFVWNAYLTQPIRSRCNNTIWTLALVHGHFKQIRLSIYGRDFSVTLVSRRSRHFAGTRYLKRGVNDRGRVANDVETEQLVFDEEAGSCKGKMTSVVQMRGSIPLFWSQEASRFSPKPDIFLQRYDPTYESTKMHFEDLVNRYGNPIIVLNLIKSVEKRPREMVLRREFAKAVGYLNSIFPEENRFKFIHWDFHKFAKSKSANVLAVLGAVASEALDLTGFYFSGKPKIVKKKSSQLSHASTGREQSLRDLRAYSLELSRGESSNDILSALANREKEMKLSQQKRDDGTDYSAPRYQSGVLRTNCIDCLDRTNVAQYAYGLAALGRQLHAIGLSDTSKIDPDSSIAAALMDMYQGMGDALAQQYGGSAAHNTVFPERQGKWKATTQSREFLKSIKRYYSNTYTDGEKQDAINLFLGYFQPQEGKPALWELDSDYYLHVSGIGDDIFPERGLQSAAKPMSGIRVNLAPVPAFREDFSRKKLTSFDKLIEQTCSSIKNVRLCSETDQRPGGSTGSTGVAPDAAEIQLKTPNWLFGSRKPEESGSATKPDADDSEKGVTSSERVNDFCNLDWLSESNDHQEDIFQRYLSITSTNEANGWYGGTLLGDQDEDSEIYRHYAQFCQCPAMEPFENDRELELNSAEVLRMNTVDVMDTGDEESEMENALKEYAQIGGDLGIIPTQCKYFAGDPCWLARWLVGDDKVPKVI; this is translated from the exons ATGGCGAAATCGGAAAACTCAACGACTTCTACTTTCTCGTCTTTCCCCAAACTTCAACCGTCCAACGACGCCGACGCCGATCCCGACTCGCACGCTCTCGAAAAGTTCAAGCTCTACGAGACCAGAGCG AGGTTTTATCTAGTTGGGAGCGATCGGAACAAAAGGTTCTTCAGAGTGCTGAAGATCGACCGCTCGGAGCCGTCGGAGCTCAACGTAAGCGAGGATCCGGTAGTGTATTCGCCTCAGGAGATCAAGAGTCTGCTTCAGCGTATCTCCGAAGGCAATCGCGCCACCGGAGGATTGGCTTTTGTGGCCAAAGTCTATGGAATCGCTG GTTGTGCCAAGTTTATGGAGTCATACTACTTAGTTTTGGTGACAAAACGGCGACAGATTGGTTGCATATGTGGGCATGCGATATACGCTATTGATGAGAGTCAGATGATCACTGTCCCACATGCAACCATCCAGTCTGATGCTGCGAATTCGAAAACTGAACTAAG GTACAAGAAGCTTCTGTCAAGTGTAGATTTGACCAAAGATTTCTTCTACAGTTACACGTATCCTATAATGCGGAGTCTGCAAAAGAACGTTTTATCGTCTGGTGAGGAAGGGGTGCCTTATGATAACATATTCGTGTGGAATGCATATCTGACGCAGCCTATTCGATCAAGGTGTAACAACACTATTTGGACTCTTGCATTAGTTCATGGGCATTTTAAGCAG ATAAGGCTGTCGATATATGGGAGAGACTTCAGTGTTACTCTAGTCTCCAGACGTTCTCGGCATTTTGCAGGCACACG TTACTTGAAAAGGGGAGTGAATGATCGTGGAAGGGTTGCGAATGATGTTGAAACAGAACAGCTTGTTTTTGATGAAGAAGCTGGATCTTGCAAAGGAAAAATGACTTCGGTGGTGCAGATGCGAGGATCAATTCCACTCTTTTGGTCGCAAGAGGCCTCGAGATTTAGTCCTAAGCCTGATATTTTCT TACAGAGGTATGATCCTACTTACGAGTCAACCAAAATGCACTTTGAAGACCTGGTGAACCGATATGGGAATCCTATCATTGTGCTCAACTTAATCaag TCAGTTGAGAAAAGACCCCGGGAAATGGTGCTAAGGCGTGAGTTTGCTAAAGCAGTGGGTTACCTAAACTCAATTTTTCCTGAAGAAAATCGTTTCAAATTTATCCATTGGGATTTCCACAAATTTGCTAAGAG CAAGTCGGCGAATGTATTGGCTGTTTTGGGTGCTGTAGCAAGCGAAGCCCTTGATTTGACTGGATTTTATTTCAGTGGCAAGCCTAAAATTGTTAAGAAGAAATCTAGCCAGCTTAGTCATGCTAGCACTGGAAG GGAACAATCTCTGCGTGATCTAAGAGCTTACTCTTTGGAACTTTCAAGGGGTGAGAGTTCAAATGATATACTTAGTGCTCTTGCTAACCGAGAGAAAGAGATGAAGCTAAGCCAACAAAAAAGAGACGATGGAACTGATTACTCAGCTCCTCGTTACCAAAGTGGGGTTCTTCGTACCAACTGTATTGACTGCCTGGATCGAACAAACGTAGCACAGTACGCATATGGTTTGGCTGCATTAGGCCGGCAGCTGCACGCAATAGGTTTGAGTGATACATCTAAGATCGACCCCGACAGTAGCATAGCTGCTGCACTTATGGATATGTACCAGGGCATGGGCGATGCTCTTGCACAACAATATGGCGGCTCAGCTGCGCATAATACT GTTTTCCCAGAAAGGCAGGGGAAATGGAAGGCCACGACACAGTCTAGGGAGTTTCTCAAGTCTATCAAACGATACTACAGCAATACCTACACTGATGGCGAAAAGCAAGACGCGATAAACTT ATTCTTGGGCTACTTTCAACCTCAGGAAGGGAAACCTGCGCTCTGGGAGCTGGATTCTGATTATTATCTCCATGTGTCAGGGATTGGAGATGATATTTTCCCTGAAAGGGG GCTCCAGTCCGCTGCAAAACCCATGAGTGGTATTAGAGTCAATCTTGCACCGGTGCCGGCTTTCAGAGAAGACTTCTCACGGAAGAAGCTGACGTCATTTGACAAACTGATCGAGCAGACATGTAGTTCAATAAAGAACGTGAGGCTTTGTAGCGAGACAGACCAGAGGCCAGGTGGCAGCACTGGAAGCACTGGTGTTGCTCCTGATGCAGC TGAGATTCAGCTCAAGACACCCAATTGGCTGTTTGGTTCAAGAAAGCCAGAAGAGAGTGGCTCTGCCACAAAACCTGATGCAGATGATAGTGAGAAAGGAGTGACCTCGAGTGAGAGAGTCAACGATTTCTGCAACTTGGACTGGCTTTCTGAGTCCAACGATCATCAAGAAGATATCTTCCAAAG GTACCTATCGATCACATCAACCAATGAAGCCAATGGTTGGTATGGTGGTACTCTCCTCGGTGACCAAGATGAAGACAGCGAAATCTACAGACATTATGCCCAGTTCTGTCAG TGTCCAGCTATGGAGCCGTTTGAGAACGACCGTGAGTTAGAACTGAACTCTGCGGAAGTTCTTCGCATGAACACAGTCGATGTAATGGACACTGGAGACGAAGAATCGGAGATGGAAAACGCTTTAAAGGAATACGCTCAGATCGGTGGCGACCTCGGGATCATTCCAACGCAATGTAAATACTTCGCCGGAGATCCTTGTTGGCTAGCCAGATGGCTCGTTGGAGATGATAAGGTCCCAAAGGTCATTTAA